One Arachis hypogaea cultivar Tifrunner chromosome 2, arahy.Tifrunner.gnm2.J5K5, whole genome shotgun sequence genomic window, AAGAACATTATCACCAGGTATGGGGTACCCCACTCCATCACCACCGATAATGGCTCTCAGTTCACCGACTCAACCTTCAAAATCCTGGTAGCCAgcatgaaaatcaaacatcagttTACATCAGTGGAACATCCACAAGAAAATAGACAAGTCGTGGCAGCAAAcaaggtcatactggcagggTTGAAGAAAAGGTTACAGGACACAAAGGGAGTCTGGGCCGAGGAACTCCCACAAGTACTTTGGGTTTATCGGACCACACCTCagtctgccacaggagaaacaccctttcGACTTACTgatggcatagaagccatgataccagttgAAATCAACGAGCACAGTCCAAGGGTAAACTTCTACGACGAGGTTGGAAAAATAAAGGGACACAAAGAAGAACTTGAGCTACTCCCTGAAGTCCGAGAACGAGCCCATAttagagaagcagcattgaaacaaaggatgatgAACAGATACAaccaaaaagtcattcgaaggagctTCGCCCCAGACGACTTGGTTTTAATCAGGAACGACATAGGAGTCAACAAGTctggggaaggaaagctcgctgctaattggaagggaccatacaagattagtgaggtcttaggaaaaggttattacaaggtgaccgacttaaacgccaccgagctacctaggtcgtggcatgcttgtaatatgaaaaggtactacaattaaaagcgaactctactccctgatgtactcttttcccaacttcatgattttttcccaaaataaaagggttttttctgaagaagggtttttaacgaggcatcacagtagaGACTAAGGGGTCATAGATAGCCCAAAACCATTAGTAGCGATAAAGTACCtttgcaaataaataaagatcttttacaaatatctcttataaaattccttcttgcttttctttctttctatgaaacgcgccgacttaagctcgacaaagcgtgaaaatcccatgaaccgacctagatggtcgtcaggataaaacgacgaggtacaagtcggtgtaaagaggttataaaagttgatcgtAAATAAACTCGGAAATTAACTGACTAACAAGTCGGAAATTCCGAGAAACAAagaaacgcatcgcaaaaataacctaaattataaaaactcaatatatcaaaaaattaagTATAAATAATACCGAAAAGAGATCAAAAAACTTATAGAAAGCACTAAAGATTGTCCCAAGCCTTCAAGGAAAATttgagaaaaacttagaaaaaggGACAGCTAGCTAAGAAAAGGTCTTTCAAAACAAAAGATCAAAAAAGGGTTTTTCGAAACCTAAAGCAGAAAAAGCATGCACACaaccaacaaaaataacttaaacccttgtccaaaaaagggtatttttaaatattttgtttacggtcATAAAAGGCCAAGAAAGTGTCAGCAACATACCACCACAACATGaaaataaatagtttaaaaaagGAGGGACctacaggccgggcccccatatagccaaagATAATTTTTTCAATTCGGAAGGGCATCACCACCAGAACCCAGAAGAGTAGTCGGAGCACCACTAGAGTCAGGAAGAGAAACATCCATAGGAGATGGAGAAGTCTCAGGAGCCTTGGAAGAACTCGGAGCATCATCTGGTCGGGAAGGGGACTCTATGATTCTCTGGCCCCGAGTCTTCAACTCAGATTCAGACACAGGTTGGGGAGGAGATACAATGGCCCCATCGATTACAACCTTATCAGAATCCAAAGGTGAGatatccaggtcgggagcaataactccgacctgctccttaaaaaCCCTCCACGCCTCCTCGGATCCCTCGGCAATGGAGTCCTCCAGATCTGCATAAGCGTCCCGAGCTCTTACCAGATCTTTTTTGACCTTCACAAGGTCCTGGAACAAGCTCGAGTAGCTCTGCTCCGCCTTCTCTCGTAGACCCTCTACCATAGAGCACCGACCCATCAACTTCTCCCCCTCCTTCCGGAAATTATCCCTCTCCTCTCTCAGCTTGGCAACCTCCTCCTTCAGGCTCTTCTCAGACTCCTGATACAAAAGAATCCTCCCTTCTAGCTCTTCAACCCTCAGGGATGAACCCAAAGAGTTGAGGGGAGTTTtctcaaaaatatcaagaaaCTTGGTGCACACCCCCGCCGCCCTGATACTCTCCTGAGCCAGAATAGTAAGGTGGTTTCGAAGAGAAGGatcatccatacttatacgaGTATAAGGATAGATATGCTCCCGGATAAATTGAGGCGCATCCACCTTGGCCTCACCTTCAAAGGGAGAGCCATACTCTAAAGCTTTGCGCTTCTTCTTTTCTGGCTCAGGAGAAGGTCGGGAAAAAGGGGGCGGCAGAGAAGAGGCTGAGGAAGAAATAACAATAGGTCGAGCAGGGGTCCCCAAGTTGTGAGAAGAAGGGGGAGGGGAAGGAAGAGAGGGACCAGCTGCCCTGACACCGCCAACTCTGGCGCGGGATCTCGCTTTGGCCTCCTGAATCCTCTAGTAAGACTCCCTCgaattcttcttcgccatctctgCAAAAGCCATTAGGTAAAAAGTCAATAAAAAAATCGGAGAAAACAACTCGGAAAGTCGGAAAATCCACAAACAAATATGACACTACCTAATTGGGGCCTGCACAAAAGTCGGAGACCCCTGGAGGAACTTTTTGGTATCCAAATAAGGGGCGCTCCCCCAAACTTCTTGGAGGAACCCAACGATGGCCGCCTCCATCTCATCTAAATCATCTAAACTATATTTCTCACAAGGAGAGGCCTCTAACCAGTACAGGAAAAAGCGAGGAGAAGAATTTtgatccaggaaaaaggggtggtgaccctctacagcttgcactttgaaaaagaagtttttaaagtcatgaaaggattcatcaaaaagggtaaaaactctCCGGCCTTGTATGGCCCGGAAAGAAACCCATTGATGTTTGttattttgcccactgaagggcttggtcatgtaaaaaagaaaaaagaaaatcctcaaaaAAGTCGGAAAATCCAAGGCATGgctgataaattgataaattttcaaaaaatcccaagagttggggtgaagctgggtaggggcTATCCAGCAATGAGATAAAACGGTtatttcaaaatcagaaaaaggaagaagaacgcCCAAACGGGTGAAAAAAATctcatacataaaaataaaatgaggGTCTTCCTCAGAAGCTcttccaaaacaaacccggtcttctggacccggggCTACCAGTTCATATCTCGACTCATCCCCATCAGAAGCACAAATCCTATGGTGCGTACGAAGATCGGTAACATAGTTAATATCCACAATGGGTTCTTCCCCAAGAACAGTAACATCTACCCATCGAGTGAGGAATTCTACAGAAGACATCTTCTTTCTAAAAAAGAAAAGGATCCCGAAACCTACaaaggggaaagaaaaaaaaggggatcAAAAACAAGGTCTCTAAGGGGCCTGGGGTTAGATCCTTGACAAAACAGAATCACTAAGTCTACGACCAATACTCCTCTCAAATAAAAAACATGCAAATAAAATCAGTcataaaagaggagaagaagaaagaaaaaaactgaCCTTTACTTTCGAAGGGTCGGAGGTGCAACATCAGTTAATCGAAGAAAAAGGAAGCTTTCTTTTCGAACAGAATGTGTAAGTGAGAAAGTTTTCAGAAATGAAACAAGGAAAGAGAGGAAAAAGTATTTATAAGCACGTTAGGGGCATAAAGGTAAAACGACGCAACCATTTAAAAAGTTGCaccgttaccaatgtaactgccCCCGCGTATGAATGCTCAAACCTCTAAgagacgcgacgtttgattagacgcgacTGTTGAGAGTTTTTAAAAAACACGTCGGCTCCgaaaaaatcacgtcggttccttATCAGGTCGACTACGGTCTCGAGTTATAATACTCGACCCCATCtcttaaaagaaattgggctcgagtaggggcactattcataccctggcccaatgctAAGGCCCAGGTCAAAACGACATGCCCAACCCACAGGGTTGAGCCCCACAGTACACCGACCTTCCCCTAAGAAGTCGGTACTCCCCACGACTTGCCCTAGCGAAGTCGGAAGCAAAGATTAGGTGGCAGAtaataactgcccctaaaatctctcaatccTCTTTCAAGAGCCATAtcgtaacctccctaagataaatggacagttatccaccttaaaaggtggaactaccccaacggtggttattggttcaccactataaatacactgacacccctcaggtatctctaagtcccaatactctttagacctgctcacacccttactgacttaggcatcggaatgtctttgcaggtaccaccccccattctctcacGCTCACAAGTCGGATGGAGGCCCCCTAGACGCGAACCCGCTCGAAGGCTTCCttcctcagacgattgggccaacctaacgagtccagcccattaatctccagTTACCAATCGTAACACTAACAAAATAGCAAGTGGCATTTCTTAGTGAGCAAGCACtcttaaatttaaatcttttaaatttttattttagagattaaagtgtaattttttatttttaaattatttttaaatttttttatttcatttataaaataaattatgaaaaatcacacttgatcttttaaaataaaatttaaaaagaatccAAATTCTTTTCTCTTATAGTTataaatctaatgcaattgaattttaaattcttttgaaaattatattaactatttcctaataaaatgaaCGCATGATTTAAGTGCaatacttcaattttttttttgaaagttccTAACAAAACGGTACGTTTGGCGCatagttattaacttattattgtTAATGTtatttgttttccaatatttataatatttatcctCGAAACCTATAAATATAAGTGATATATTTCACATACAAGCTATGAAACACAGATATTTCATTGCGTTGTCATATTTTTGTGTCGGACATATTTTGAATATGACACTCATCAATATTCGTTTGATACATGTGTCTGTTGTGTCTAactgtatcttaataaaaaataaaaaaaaaatttcgaacacatttggacacacctaaataccgtTATGTGTCACGTGTCTATTATTcaaccttattcttaacatatattcttgaaataagtttaaaaataatatatattattatattaaaacaaaaaatattttaaatacttttatatagttaaaagaagacattaaaaacagttaaaaaattattttatattttaataccaataaaatatcaaaaatttatatatatatatatatatatatatatatatatatatatatgaagtgtctccgtgtcttataagattttaaaatttgtgtgttcGTGTGTCCCATGTCGTGTCGTGTCCGTGTCCGTGTCCGTGTCAGTATCCGTGCATCATAGCATACAAGCGTGttttcatacaagtcatttatattcacgtgCATATGTTCTTCTTCGTGTCGTTACAACATCTTCGTTATTTTTCTCCCTCGTTATCGTCGTCACCAAGACCAccacctccttctcctcctcctcctccttctttttttattagaatttcttctcctccttcttttttctctttttcctctaTCATCAATTATCTCGTTGTTGAGGATAATGAATAATTTAAGTTCAGATTATCAATTAAAGCAGAAcgaattgattattgttttgaattcaaTCAAGTAGTTGAGGTGTTGTTCGATTCTAAattttttcgttagtagtttatgattctgtatttgtagcaaatttaggtgtaacacaaagatatttggatttattgtttaagaatttttattGTATGTGTtctgataagttctacataattcaaaactcttctcctttctcctcatcttctggtgcttcttcttcttctttttcatcatcattatcatcttcttttttttttcttattcatcttttttttcttgttttatcttctcaagtttcttcttattttaatcttttaacaagaataaaaacaaaaagaaatcaaacaagaataagaagattttgattaaaagaaaaaaaaaatataagaacctaattgaaaatttcgcaaaactataaacagagtaattaaaccttttttttaataataaaaataagcgACACAAATCATAAGTTGTCTATGTGCACTACTGGTGTTGGTTAATCCTAATATATTGAAATGCTGTCACCAAAAAAGTTACAATAACATCAAAAAAACCATAATCACCATCTATTACAGCATGCAAACTAGCATGATATTTCTCAAGCTTCATCTTTGAATACCACCTTAGGCCTTTTGGTAGCTGAATCCTTCTGCTCAAAATACTCCGGGACGGTGTCTTGCATTACCTTTGGGGATGAAAAATCAAAATCTGTAACAGACACGCCTTTGTGTTCCGGATGATCTTTCAGATACACAGCAATTTCATTGCGGGTTCTTAGCTTTTTCCCTGTGGGAGTGATGTAGTAAGCATCCAACTTAGAGTAATCTTTTCTCAGCACCAAGGTTCTCCTGAAACCTTCTGGAGCCTTAGGGAGGTTAGGCTTGTCCATGACCCATGTCCGAGTTGAATCATATTCCAAATCAGCAGGGTCATCACAGGACTTGCCCCTTTTACTGCAATAAAATGGTTCATCAATGAATTTGCTTCGAATCTCCTCAAACTCTTCCTGAGTATCAATCACTCTCCATTTCATGCAATTCTTGCATTGTGCAGCATACTCATCAACTGAACCAAGGCTTGATCCTGATCTCTGTCATAAAAATTTGCCAACAGTTTAAAATCATCAATCATTTCAATTCCATGATTAACATCCATTAATAAGTTTTAAGGGGTAAAGTATGTGTTTTGTCACTAACGTAtgtgatttttttcaaaaatacccctaacaTTTAGTTCCATTCAATTTTGTTCCAAACgttttttatttgtgtcaaaattacCCTTAGACGTCAATTACATGTAAAACATTAGGGATAAAATTGAAAACTTCTTGGGGTAGTTTTGACAAAAATCGAAACGTtaacaaaattgaattaattgaaaacgttaggaacaaaattgaatgaaattaaatgtgatgggtagttttgaaaaaaatcacAAACGCTAGGACAAACAATATACTTCATCCATAAGTTAAGAGTCCAGTTTCTGTTTTCCTTTCTTGTTTTCACTTCtagtattattttttgttttcaaaattattgtaaagtaaaagtgaaaacataaaatataaacagattttgattgttttaatttttctttcacaAAATCAATCAGTATTTCAGCCTTACAAATATGCACTATTTCATATCAATTTTCAATCTATGCTATCAACCTATATTTCTATGACAAAAGCTGTTTTtcttttggttaaaaaaaatctGGTATGAACTAACTACCCATATGAAACAGCAGCAGAACAATCTATATCTATTGCTCATTCAAATTCAGCGGAATGTAATTATATCAAACAATTTGTTCCTCATTAATTTACTATCCTATTATAAGCACATTCAAAACAGCATATTCACCACCAAAGGGAAAAAAAATTCATCAGCAAAATTCagccaaaaaaaaaggaaaaaagaaaaaggcagATTCATACCCATATTGATCACACACACATGAATCACTCACAAGAACAAACGACATTGATGAAAAGAAATGCAATTTTTCACTTTGAATCCATGCAAACTGAAGGGAATAAAATGAATCATCAGTAAGAGTTTGAAAATTTGGGTATCGCAGGAGAGCGAAACCTAAAACCCTAAGAAATTAGAGAATGGGTATCGAAAACTAATAAGAGAAATTGAGAGgagaagattaaaaaaaaaaaattataccttGGCGGAAGTAGATGGGGTTTTGGAGTGAGAGTTTTCTTGAGCTCCCTTCATTCATTCAGAGGAACAGATTCACCAAAAATTTTCTTGGCTTCTCAATACCTCTCCCCGCTAACAAGTTATCTAATTCACCAGTGTACGGGATAATAAGAATGAAAACcatattctaataattaatatggTTTTTTctgtaatattttaaaatttaattttaataaattatccaaataaaataattttaaacataCATTTAGTTATGTCATGcagtaaattttaactatttttatgtTAGGATAAATCACATAGATAAACAAACTGTAagtagatattatataattttacaaaaaaaaaatattacaagatTCTACTAGAAAGACATTTTTATGTAGTTTAAATGAGACTAAATCGAATTATAAAATTCACATAAATTTGAATTAGTCAACATTAATGTAATTCGAATTGAAGAATTATATATTTGTTGTATCCATGGAGTAATTCCAATTCCATTGATTCGAACTATAAAAAAACGTGACCCACACtaattagggtaattagggtaaTTTCATGgagtaattcaaattttttaaattactatACATCAAATTAGTGTGGGTTACGTTTCTTTATAGTTCGAATCAATGGGATTCGAATTATTTCATAGATACAACAAATGCATAATTCGAATTGACTCAATTTAGATTACGTTGATATTGACTAATTCGAATTCAtgtgatttgaattaatgtgGATTTTGTAATTATGTGATTTACcctttatattaattatataaataaacaacaaaaaatattaatacaatcaaaataattatataaaatattttaaactttaatgtatcaaaattaaattcattgtaaataaaaaaatttttatttgtctaATCAACTAACTagatctttttaaattaaaaaattgtggTGAGTCACAAAACTACAGAAGATTTGGGAATTAGAGATCCAATTTAAACTAATTTAGTTCTGTTAGGCAAGTTAGTTTGACAAATTTTATATTGTCCGGATGAGAAACGAAGTCTTATGTTGCCAGAACCGAATTGGTGGTCGAACCGGTCAGATTATTGAGTCATTGAATTACTAGTTTAACGAGTGAGTTATTGGTTGAACCGTTTAACCCGatcttatataaataaaaaatagctaaaaatttaaaatatatatattttgctaacattttaaaaatattaaactattttaaaataatatgaaataagaacaataagtattttattatttttattttatcataaatatttttattttgtttttgtattaaaataactattatttttaaattttaataatttattaattagtttatatctattatattattatatattacaagtatttattaaaaaataatattaatatatattatataattataaaaaaaagtgaatttataattattattaaataaaaatataattaaaaatgatcaaatttataactaaaattaaaataaattaaataaaagtaaattatttgataaaaaatatttatatatattaaatttgcaTATAAATTAACTAAAATCATAACAGCCTAGTGGTTGTATTGGTATTTTTGATAAAagtaaattatttgataaaaaatattatcttcaTATGATGAAGGATTCTCACACTTAAAAGAGTAGGAGGGTTATTCTTAGAATATTGACCTATTATAACAGTCTTTTTAGTAGTGTTCTAAAAACCGGATCGGATCGGCCGGTTCGATCGAATTAACCAGAAACCAATCAGTTGGCCGGTCCGATTAATGTCAAAAACCAATTTGCAAAAAATCGGTAAAAAAATTGATCAAATCAGTGGTTAACTAGTGAATCGGATGAACCGGTCGGTTTTTTCGAAGGTCTGGTTCTCTCATTCACGTCAAAACAGTGCCGTtttgagttaaaaaaaaaaaaaaaacgcgaGAAGACCCCCAATTGCCCCTCTCCCTTCTCGCTCACTCTGAGTCTCACTCTCACTGCCAAAATCCCTAATTTCAAAGGTGGCAGCTTTGGAGAGGAGCGGAAGAATAAGCGGAGCCCTCGGAAGCGGCGGAGGAAGGAGGCAGTGGAGCTGTGTCTGAGGTTGATGTGCATGGCTTCTTCTCACTGTTTCGGTGTCTCTGTCATTCTCAGTCTCAGCCGCCGTCACTCTTCTCCTCACTGTCTCTGTGCTCGTTGTGAAGCCCACCTCTGTGCTCACCGTCGTCGGCCGCCTCTTTCTCGTCATCAAAATGCCTTTGTCTTCaagccatctctctctctctctctttgtgtGTCGGGCACCACGCTCTGCGAAGTGCGAATGTACCCGTGCCGCGTTGGACTCTTCACCGTCGCCGTGAGTTCTTCAATCCTCGTCGTTCCTCAACATCTTCGCCGTCGCCGCCGTGAGTTCTTCAATCCTCGTCCCTCTCACTTTTTGCTCTCTTgttctgttttttaatttttttaattttgtttattatatGATTAATCATTCTGTAATATTGAAGAAATTTGATGTATGTTGCTCTGTTGATGTaggttcaatttttttattttttcaattaactagATGAATTGCTGAATTTAATTATGTTGGATGCCATATGAATTGTATGAGTTATGAATTGATATATTGGTCTGAATTCTGGATTGCTGTCATTCTGAGTTGGGTTTGATGGTTGATTTTAACGGTGGTTGTTAATTTTGTCAATTGTGTGTTCTGAGTTGGGGGTTGTTGGTGATGTGATTCTGAATTTACTTTGATGCTGAGTATGGattcttttagttttttgttttggGATTTTTTGACTTTGGAGGTTGAGTTTTCTGTTTTAAATGCTGACTTTTTATT contains:
- the LOC112747329 gene encoding methyl-CpG-binding domain-containing protein 4 is translated as MKGAQENSHSKTPSTSAKRSGSSLGSVDEYAAQCKNCMKWRVIDTQEEFEEIRSKFIDEPFYCSKRGKSCDDPADLEYDSTRTWVMDKPNLPKAPEGFRRTLVLRKDYSKLDAYYITPTGKKLRTRNEIAVYLKDHPEHKGVSVTDFDFSSPKVMQDTVPEYFEQKDSATKRPKVVFKDEA